The Colletotrichum higginsianum IMI 349063 chromosome 2, whole genome shotgun sequence genome has a segment encoding these proteins:
- a CDS encoding ATP-grasp superfamily protein, with translation MQLSHFVLGILTLRFIVALLEIRDGIKSPRVHRSPPQLWALDLILTPIPEESLPKTPLNVIDLSEESFGSMKFELLRDALRAARRSVAKDMAIIIRLFFPAESGYVARCDFLERRFEGCEAVKVAKSFLPPLSSVLAVPQILPSMSSLKPSSVSIVSQAIGGVLLKSTASHELGSILQELDREMENRLSFPWILQQQVKRRRVFWVQGREDFESSRRAYEAAWALGITLVVLDHPGHWLEDDRGPHAHLREAFVPTNIDIDDGFAQRIVNAVQNYPHPVDGITTISDVRLAGVAKACEILGLPTSPSAAYSIAGDKAATRNLEPKDSNDSFAVNSSADLDAVLAHRRGKLVYPLIVKPCTGWNSDCVSKVHDEPSLCAAVARASARHANSPNRSTGVVVEPYIDGPEVDANFVILNGEILFFDITDDFPSTADSSSSNETENDANFMETLMVVPSGLPLNEKEMMRECLRQSILRQGFESGVFHCEARVRHSTARYAPRDDNGLLDLQVSSVTGETNNATAEPSCYLHEVNARPPGYLNTVGVLLAYGVDYYAIRLLFSLGLAGEERVRALSHPFRGDGPQYTLGVTILPARRSGVMDTEDAVEELMDRHPWLRDCIVDHKTCKKRGDVVQGPESAELWWVAYATVASRVGRKDCLEKVQFVKDHFSYKLIGE, from the coding sequence ATGCAGCTCTCTCACTTCGTCCTCGGTATTCTGACTCTGCGATTCATTGTAGCTCTGCTTGAGATTCGGGATGGCATTAAATCGCCCAGGGTTCATCGGTCACCACCGCAACTGTGGGCATTAGATCTCATCCTGACGCCGATCCCCGAAGAGTCCCTACCGAAGACGCCACTCAACGTAATTGATCTCTCTGAAGAGAGTTTTGGCAGCATGAAATTCGAGCTGCTTAGGGACGCCCTCAGGGCTGCCCGCCGGTCAGTTGCCAAAGACATGGCGATTATCATCCGGTTATTCTTCCCCGCGGAGAGCGGCTACGTTGCAAGATGCGACTTTCTTGAGCGCCGTTTCGAAGGGTGCGAAGCCGTCAAAGTAGCAAAGTCTTTCTTGCCGCCTCTTTCGTCCGTTCTTGCGGTCCCGCAAATCCTACCGTCCATGAGCTCGCTGAAGCCAAGCTCCGTCAGCATCGTCTCTCAAGCGATCGGCGGCGTGCTTCTCAAATCCACCGCGTCTCACGAGCTCGGCTCAATCCTTCAAGAATTGGATCGCGAGATGGAAAATCGGCTATCCTTTCCGTGGATTCTTCAGCAGCAGGTCAAGCGACGCCGAGTGTTCTGGGTTCAGGGACGCGAGGACTTTGAATCGAGTCGCCGCGCCTATGAAGCTGCTTGGGCGCTTGGCATCACTCTCGTCGTTCTTGATCATCCGGGTCACTGGCTTGAAGATGATCGAGGTCCTCACGCCCACCTTCGGGAGGCTTTCGTCCCCACCAATATCGATATCGACGACGGCTTCGCCCAGCGTATTGTTAACGCCGTGCAGAATTACCCACATCCCGTTGATGGTATCACTACCATCAGCGACGTACGACTGGCTGGAGTAGCAAAAGCTTGTGAAATACTCGGCCTTCCAACGTCGCCGTCTGCAGCATACAGTATTGCAGGAGACAAAGCCGCCACCAGGAATCTTGAACCCAAGGACTCAAATGATTCTTTCGCGGTCAACAGCTCTGCTGATTTGGACGCCGTTCTGGCGCACAGGAGAGGCAAGCTCGTGTACCCCCTCATTGTCAAACCCTGCACCGGCTGGAACTCGGACTGCGTGTCCAAGGTACACGACGAGCCCTCTCTCTGCGCGGCTGTCGCTCGCGCCTCAGCTCGGCATGCTAATTCTCCCAACCGGAGCActggcgtcgtcgttgagcCCTACATCGACGGTCCAGAGGTTGACGCAAACTTTGTCATACTGAACGGCGAGATCCTCTTCTTCGATATCACAGATGACTTTCCAAGCACGGCGGATTCGTCCAGCAGCAACGAAACAGAGAATGATGCCAACTTCATGGAGACTTTGATGGTTGTACCCTCCGGGCTCCCGTTGAATGAGAAGGAAATGATGAGAGAGTGCCTGAGACAGAGTATCCTCCGCCAGGGTTTTGAATCTGGCGTTTTTCATTGCGAAGCCAGGGTGAGGCACTCTACGGCACGCTACGCACCCCGAGATGACAATGGACTGTTGGACCTTCAGGTCTCTTCAGTCACTGGCGAAACGAATAACGCCACCGCTGAGCCATCTTGCTACCTTCACGAGGTGAATGCACGGCCTCCAGGATACCTTAACACCGTTGGTGTGCTGCTCGCCTACGGAGTCGACTACTACGCAATAAGACTGCTCTTCAGTCTTGGCTTGGCGGGCGAAGAGCGCGTCAGGGCGCTCTCCCACCCGTTCAGGGGCGACGGACCGCAGTACACCCTCGGCGTCACCATCCTTCCCGCCAGACGCTCGGGGGTCATGGACACCGAGGAtgcggtcgaggagctgatgGATCGCCACCCGTGGCTGCGGGACTGCATTGTAGACCACAAGACCTGCAAGAAACGCGGCGATGTCGTCCAGGGGCCCGAGTCGGCGGAGCTTTGGTGGGTGGCTTATGCCACGGTAGCTTCAAGGGTGGGACGGAAAGACTGTCTGGAGAAGGTTCAGTTCGTCAAGGATCACTTTTCGTATAAGCTGATTGGAGAGTGA